CCGCGGATGTGTTGCACAAGAGACGTGAGAGGGTTAACGTTTGGGGAAGTAAGGGCACTAAAACACTCGCCCTTTGTTCCGTTCTCTGCTCGTAGACCGTTCAGTGACCCTTCGGTCGACACTCCGgccttttttgcccataccttaaccttcttccggagATTCACCTTGGGTCACTGCGGATAATGTACTATtgcaatataataataatattgcaATATCTAGTAGCATAGAAGCTTGAGCTATTGCTCTCGTGGATCAAAAGAGTGCCTTAGCAATCATTACTGGAACTGCAAGTATCTTCCAACAAACGTTTTGAATAGAATGGCTAGCAATGATTGTTAGAAGTGTGATGAATTTTTTAAAGTCATTTTCCAAGTCGTATCTCAGAAACACATGTATTACGACGACACCGTGGTTTTCCCTTCTTTCCCAGGGTTGGTACACAATCACACATGTACCAATGAACTATAGATATATTAAAAATACCAATGACAAACACTGAAACTGAAGAAAAGgtaagttaaaatgttttatttgtgtttgtgtgttttacagGTGTGACGTCCGGTCGACCAGTTATATTAACCGCAGTTTATATCAAGCTCTTACGATCATACAATACTCAAATATTTTTGACCGTGATAACTACCACCATTCTATCAAAACGATCTTGAATTGTGCTGAAATGTATCAAGTAAGCTGCTTTTCAGCGTCAAGTACAGATACTAGCCGTTAACAGTGGTCTTTAAGGACTTTTATTCTTATATTTCTTTCTATCCATCTCCGGTATACAAACCACTttcttcagtaggaaatatCTAATTCTTGAAATATGTGAATACTTGTCAAAGCGTAAGCTGCTCATTTGGAATGTATTTAAAAGTATAATGCTGATAAAACGTGAGAGAGATTTAGTTTCAACTAAGCAAGTATCATATCTTCCTATGCAGCTAAACTTTTTGAAGAACACATTGTTATTCAGGTGGTTACATGTTGCATAGAGCCAACTTagcaattgtgaaaaaaaaaatcccttttGTGTTCAGCAATCTGGCCGTAAGGGGACTGCGTTCTTTGCGCAGATGTGGCTATTAGGTCCGGCGTCATTCTCCCAGGGTTCGGTACATTTTTGAACGTACCACAGCCAGCTTTTCCGCTTGTTCATGAAGGCACAGTTCCGGAACCTGAAAAAATATAGGGCGCAAAAAGTCATTGCTTGAACGAACTACGGTATGGCCGAAATATGATATTCAACCCATTGATATAACCAACTTTCCCTTTGGTCACTTTCTAAATGCCGACGACTCTGAAACGTCCGACCGATTCCGATTTTTTGTtacgttgcttgagtaactgttatctaAAAATCCAACAGCTTGCGAAATAATGATAAATGTCAAGTTATTTCTCTATGATGGTTAATTGAGCCAACATTTTCTGAAGAGCATATGACAGGGACTCtataatgaaataaacaaaatcgTTGCTACGAAATTCTATGGCTACTGTTTAAACACATATAACATATTATTTGAGTAAATTGACTTATTCCCCCGAAGCGGTGCGAAATGAACGATGGGAGACGTCCGCCATTTCGGAACAAAGCGACGATTATGGTTACAGGAGTCTATTGAGTTTAAATGTTGTAGAAAGAAAGGCACCAGGCTGGGTAATCACTAATCTGTTCCCTTCTTCGGGTCAATTTCGCTTTGTTCATATCCCATTTTGACTTGTCAGGGTAAAATTGTgcatgggaggggggtggtatGGTGGCAATCCCTATTTGTATTGTGTGGTTAActgtcgttgaagaggttcatcagtcacgtatgaatgcAGTTAATCCAAATTTTCTTCGAACGAAATGAgggttgggagctgcccaagtcctacctaccccttctccgcaaggaggcggggggagggggagatAATCTACGCAAGACTGACCTCTAATCTcttgttctctcgcgagatagagactaggtcattctctgtgatcaagatgtgctgtcagacatagAAAATTTGGTATGTAGTTTGTTTACCTattaaaacagtcattgctcgAAGAAAATTTGGATTAACTGTCGTCAACTGTTTCTTACTCGTTGTTATGCTCGTTGACACCTTCAGCCCAGGGTGCGTAGCCGGTTACATTGAAGGGTGTGCCGTCCTCCCACACGAACGTGCCTTCAGTGTCTTCATCCGTCAGGCCGATCCACACATCACGCAGCTTCCCCGTACGCCTAAGATGAAAGGAAAAGACATCAAGCTAACACAGTAACTATAAGAAATCGTTACgtatcatgaaaaaaaaaaatatagagGGTAACCGACAAGCTAAAGACAAGTCCCGTATAAATGTCTCAGTGACGACTTCCGGCAGCTCTACATAGAGTCTGTCCCCCAGGTATGCATGTCAGACAACGGCGCTATTGCATCTGCCTGCGGCCAGTcctcaggggtgcctaagcatttgcacgaaccctatgaaattcgtacgaatattatgtgatacacacgaatcactatgcgaaaacgcacgaatattatgaaattcgcacgaatcactatgcgaaatcgtacgaattttatgaaattcgcacgaatcactatgtgacacacacgagccttatgtgattcgcacgatccttatgcaaaaacggcggccgggaggtggcatgattttgagcgtttctacccgagatatttatatttcaaggcatggaatggacatttaccgtcgcaaagatgtatttgatagcctgtgagctactgtttagcttcatttcggcgtgttacatcgtattttcagtcgNNNNNNNNNNNNNNNNNNNNNNNNNNNNNNNNNNNNNNNNNNNNNNNNNNNNNNNNNNNNNNNNNNNNNNNNNNNNNNNNNNNNNNNNNNNNNNNNNNNNNNNNNNNNNNNNNNNNNNNNNNNNNNNNNNNNNNNNNNNNNNNNNNNNNNNNNNNNNNCATAGTGATTCGTGCttttttcataatattcgtgcgttttcgcatagtgattcgtgtgtatcacataatattcgtacgaatttcatagggttcgtgcaaatgcttaggcacccctggtccTGTTCCTTCAATATGAGCGCTGCCCAGCCGTCACCAACAGTCAATCACACtctagtttcatcaggttggtagaatataggatataggagaattctttttacacaaccagcaggtacttacattgcttacgtttcgatgtctctcagacaccttcgttagagcttctaactggagttctgcttgtcacggctatatgtagccgatgtaggtggcgcttgtGCGGTGGGAAAGTCAaccgaggggggatacaagcttagccacttTTGGGATTGTTTTCCCACCGCAAAAGTGcaacctacatcggctacatacaGCGGTGAAAAGcaaaactccagttagaagctctgacgaaggtgccTGAGAGATATTGAAACTTAAGTACTGTAATATAAGTACCTACAGTCAGGAAGCAAggtgattggctggtagctttCCTCTTTACCACAGGATGTTGATTATCTGAGAGACTGACGATTGGTCAACTCCAACCCAGCGACAAGGACGAAACGCGGGCCTGGTACGCCTGGGTAGTTGCTGGACATATACAAGTTGTGAGCCTGGCACGAGAGGAGGATAGATTTTTGAAACGATAGAAGCGGTTTGTGCAATGGttcgtttggtttgcatggatcCACGAATCGTCTAACGTAACCCTTGTAAACGCTCCTTTAAACGATCTTCACGCAACCGAGTCAGCGTGGCCGGGCGGTCTAAGTTGCTGCGTTTAAATCACagacattttgaaatcttggGTTCACTTACAACGAAGTattattttctttgttcaaTAGATCCCATATTTGTCTTTTGCTACAAATAGATTAATTCAAGATGTTTCACTGCCTTCTTTTTATGcgattttgtttaacattcaGGCTTTttcccaaaatacgcaccggccagcttttttaaaaagctttcttgtttccgTACCTATTCCAGCGCTCCAGCAACCCAGTTAACCACTCGGTGTCAGCCTGACTGCGGATGATGAAGAGTTCCGCCCCCTCGTCAGCGCAGACTGCCTTTGCTTCAGGATAAGAGTAGGTTCTTCCAGTGTGGAAGAACTGCAGGCACTTGTCACCGCGCCTCCTGAAGTATCTGTTGCGTGGGCAGACTATAAGGACAATGTTAACATTTAATTCAGAGAGAGAAATCTATACAAGGTTGTGGATTTAGATGAGCTATGAATTTATGTACATTTAGCTTTTGGTAAATTGTTAGCAggtagcattttttttttcagctagTAGTAGGGTCAGTAGATTTTGAATCAAACTTTTAATTCCATTAAGGTCTACATGAAAAGCAAGCAAATTCAAGAAAACAACTGACAatggcaatgacaatgacaattaaGTTTACTAAATATTCATACCGCATTGGGgctataatgcattgtgtcgCATACAAAGAGACTGATAGGTAAGCTATTATATGTTCTACTTATGCCTACATTTCTACATACTTCATTCCTCTTCTTAAAAAAAGTGAAGATGGAGAGTTCTTCTATCATTAAAGCAGAAGTCTTTAATATGAACATGTATTAAATATTGTCATGTCCATGCTATACAAAATACACGCATATCACATACCCACATAAATACccacataccccccccccccccacacacacacacacacacacagaaacacatagTCCGACTGTAATACGTTTTCAACAATGAAGAACAGAAGA
The sequence above is drawn from the Branchiostoma floridae strain S238N-H82 chromosome 17, Bfl_VNyyK, whole genome shotgun sequence genome and encodes:
- the LOC118404875 gene encoding uncharacterized protein LOC118404875 is translated as MERNTFQLVLVTDGCKSFVLFNYDQIQFLQGGSSGGDRTTGAGPSPAQVGINGGDGTHYTIHPYSRTTNLYNLPTWADPAVAGPAGRWYRRTDQALIGNTPALVCPRNRYFRRRGDKCLQFFHTGRTYSYPEAKAVCADEGAELFIIRSQADTEWLTGLLERWNRRTGKLRDVWIGLTDEDTEGTFVWEDGTPFNVTGYAPWAEGVNEHNNEFRNCAFMNKRKSWLWYVQKCTEPWENDAGPNSHICAKNAVPLRPDC